The Waddliaceae bacterium genomic sequence ATCAAGAAGCTGTCGATCTCGCGGAATATATCCTAAAATATCTCGACAAGAACTCTCCAGAAGCCAAGAAGCTTCTAGAAGATGCAAAAGATGCTCTTTTAGAGAAGGTCAACGATGAAATAAAAGGCTTTTCTCTATAGTTTTTCTATAGTTTCTTGTTCTTCGATAAGATCGTGGAGTTCGTTGTATAGCGCTTCGATATTTTTATGTATGGTGCCGTGCTTGCGCGTAAGGGTTTGCATGTCTCCTGTGGCTTGCTGCGCTGCCGATACCATCATATTTTCGAGGTCGTGTTTTTCTTTCTCGTCTTTTGTTGTCTATGTTTCTATCGACGTCTTTTTTTTCCTGGCCTGTGTTTTGAGATTTGTTCCACCTTTTTGTTTTTCGGTGACACCTTTTCTGAAGAGTGTTGTTCTCGATAACGCTGCTCTACAAGCTCAAAATCGACCTTTCCGCTTTTCAGCGTTTCCACTTCACATTCAAATATTTTTGTGGCGAGTAAATTTATATGTTCTTTAAGCTGGTCAGCCATTGTTTTTGCTTGTGTAGAAGGGATAGAATTACCATTACCATGAGATTGGAATCCTATGGAGATACCCGTAAACCTGTTTTTGAAGTGGGCATGACCTTTCTTTGTTACTATCTGCTTCCATAGATCTTTATGCCCTGAGAATAAGTTGTATATAGGGTTGTATCTAACACTACATTGACCTCTCGGTGCATCTATCGCTTCTACTATATCTAAAAGACCATTTTTTTGATTGAGTTCATTTACTGAAGCTCTCAGTGATTCCATGACATTCATTGTTTTTTCTCTTTAGGTATTCATTGTTTTTTCGATTTCTTCTTTTCTACACATAAGATCGTCAAGCTGGGAATAAAAAGTTTCTATCTCTTTATTTACCAGCCCATGCTTACGCGTCAAATGCCCCATATCGTCACCATTCTCTTGCGCAACGTTGACCAACATAATTTCAAGTGACTGCTTTTCTTCCTCAAGAGCTGTTATTCGCGCTTCAACGACTTCCATACGTTTTTTTATAGGGCGAAGCTTAAGATTTCTTGCTGCGAGGATTTCTGCACGGAGGCGTCTTTCTTCTTTGGCGCTGACCTTTTTACCGTCGAAAGTTTTTGTCTTTGTGGCGTCGTCATCCCACCCTATTTTATCTAGGAAGGTGCTGTAATCTCCTAGGAACGTCTGCTGACGGCTTTTATTGCATATCACTATCTTATTGGCTTTGAATCTATGAAGTATCGCTTCGTCGTGCGACACCATGATTACGGTACCTGGAAAACGTTCTATAGCGTCCATCAGGGCTTCTATCGAAGCGATGTCGAGGTGATGTGTCGGCTCATCGAGGATAAGGACGTTTGCCGGTGTAAGCATTATCTTTGCAAGAAGGACGCGGCTTCGTTCTCCTCCCGACAATATACTTATCGTCTTTTTGACGTCGTCGCCGGTGAAGAGCATCGTCCCACAGACGCTACGGATCTCGTCGTATGCTGCTGTTGGTATGGCATCGACTATCTCTTCTTCTATTGTCTTCGTCATATCTAATGCTGCGATATCTTGCTGTCCGAAATATGCCTTTATGACATTATTACCGGCGACGACTTCTCCTGAAGACGGTGTAAGCATGTCAGACAATAGTTTCAGTATCGTGGACTTCCCTCTTCCGTTTTTCCCTATTATTGCTATGTGTTCTCCGTTGCCGATTTCGAAGGTGAGGTTTTCTATAAGTTTCTCTGAGGCGTTGTAGCTAAAAAACAGGTTGTGAGCGCTTAGGACTTTCTTGGTATAGCATTTTTTGTAGTGAAAGCTGAAGGCAAGGTCACGTTCGTGTTGTAGGGTGTCGAGGGTTTCCATCTTTTCAAGGGCTTTCATCCGCGACTGTGCCTGTGACGCTTTCGTTGCTTTTGCTCCGAAGCGTTTAACAAAAGAGATCATCTGTTCTTTCTTTTTCTCTATCTTCTCTCTGGTACGTTCGTACGTCTCTTCTTGTAGTGATATTGTGGTGTGGTATTTCTCTAGGTTTCCAGCGATTTTCGTCATAGCGCCACGTCCTATGCCGATAACGTGGGTGCATAAGGCATCGACGAAAGATCTGTCGTGTGAGATGAACAATATCTGTCCACGCCATGCGCGTAGATATTTCTCTAGCCACCGTATTGCTACGATGTCTAGGTAGTTTGTCGGCTCGTCAAGAAGAAGCAGGTCTGGCTCTCCAGCGAGGACTTTCGTCAGGGCAAGGCGCAGCTGATACCCTCCGGAGAAGCTGTTTGGCGGCATGCTGAAGTCTTCTTCGGAGAATCCCAGGCCGCTGAGGATCTTCTCAACGCGGTATTTCTCATCGCGAATTTCCTTTGGAAGCCCTAGCAAAGCCTCTTCTACGAGGGTGCCTTCTTCGAAACGTAGATGCTGAGGGAGTTCTCCGATACGCAGACCTTTTGGGATACGTATCTTTCCAGAATCTTCTTCTTCGGCGCCGGAGAGGATCTTTAGCAGCGTCGTCTTTCCTGAACCGTTACTACCGACGAGGGCGCAGCGCTCCCCTTTTCCTATTGTGAAGCTGACGTCGGAGAAAAGCGTCCTTCCTCCGTAGCTTTTTGATATTCCTTCAACGTGTATCATAGTGTTTCCGGGATTGGTATAATGTGTTTTGCAAACTTTGTAAACATTCTTCGAAGACAACATCTTCGTCTTCTTCAAGGCTCTCTTCGAAGTCCCACACTATGCTCATAATATTAATAAAGACATTGATTTTTTCATCTTTCATACTGTCGGACTTCGACACCAGGGTCCTACACAGTTTTGCTATTCTGTTTATATATATAGGGTCCATATGCTTCTTGACGACGGCGGTGTCGTCATAACAATAGGCGTCGTTGCTCTTCGAGATTCTTTTCGGAATTTTTTTAATGCGATCAATTTCTTTTTTTACAACTTTAACGAGTTTTTTGTGCTTTTCGAAGAACTTTTGCAGTTTATTTTTTCGTACCGTCGTCAATTTCGGAGGGGTATTATCTTTTTCACTGCTGTCAGATGTTTGTTGCGCCGCTGTTTCGTCGTCGGCAGTGGTAGTGGTGTCATTGTCGAAGAATTCTTTTAGCTCTTCGTAGGAAAAAAAGCTTGCAAGGTCGACAATCTTGATATCCTCACCTTTTTCGATCATAATATTGTTGCTATGGAGGTCGAGATACATGAAGCCAAGAGAATGGGCATAATGAAGGACGTCGAGAAGCTGTCCTGCCAATACTATA encodes the following:
- a CDS encoding ABC-F family ATP-binding cassette domain-containing protein — its product is MHVEGISKSYGGRTLFSDVSFTIGKGERCALVGSNGSGKTTLLKILSGAEEEDSGKIRIPKGLRIGELPQHLRFEEGTLVEEALLGLPKEIRDEKYRVEKILSGLGFSEEDFSMPPNSFSGGYQLRLALTKVLAGEPDLLLLDEPTNYLDIVAIRWLEKYLRAWRGQILFISHDRSFVDALCTHVIGIGRGAMTKIAGNLEKYHTTISLQEETYERTREKIEKKKEQMISFVKRFGAKATKASQAQSRMKALEKMETLDTLQHERDLAFSFHYKKCYTKKVLSAHNLFFSYNASEKLIENLTFEIGNGEHIAIIGKNGRGKSTILKLLSDMLTPSSGEVVAGNNVIKAYFGQQDIAALDMTKTIEEEIVDAIPTAAYDEIRSVCGTMLFTGDDVKKTISILSGGERSRVLLAKIMLTPANVLILDEPTHHLDIASIEALMDAIERFPGTVIMVSHDEAILHRFKANKIVICNKSRQQTFLGDYSTFLDKIGWDDDATKTKTFDGKKVSAKEERRLRAEILAARNLKLRPIKKRMEVVEARITALEEEKQSLEIMLVNVAQENGDDMGHLTRKHGLVNKEIETFYSQLDDLMCRKEEIEKTMNT
- a CDS encoding protein kinase, with translation MRYRKLLFIPLVAFAFTCFASENSQHDSTISNAAFEYVVSPSETYKIIEKLGEGALAEVFAVENSHGESFALKAYKHCEETLQGVFWEHLKDIEREYQLGLIVNHPNIVKPIEYFFDVTEESEYVGYLVMELVEGETVYNSERKMCSQQKSIVLAGQLLDVLHYAHSLGFMYLDLHSNNIMIEKGEDIKIVDLASFFSYEELKEFFDNDTTTTADDETAAQQTSDSSEKDNTPPKLTTVRKNKLQKFFEKHKKLVKVVKKEIDRIKKIPKRISKSNDAYCYDDTAVVKKHMDPIYINRIAKLCRTLVSKSDSMKDEKINVFINIMSIVWDFEESLEEDEDVVFEECLQSLQNTLYQSRKHYDTR